The Actinomycetota bacterium genomic sequence ATCAGGAACACCACCCACCCAGCGATCGCAATCCACGAGGCCTTGTTCTTGCGCCAACCCGCGGTCGAACGTGCATGCAGGTAGGCCGCATAGACCACCCAGGTGATGAATGCCCAGGTTTCCTTTGGATCCCAGCCCCAATAGCGACCCCAGGCATTCTCAGCCCAGATAGCACCGGCTACAACTGCGAAGGTCCACAGGGGGAAGGCGAATGCCAAGATGCGATTGGTGATCGTGCGCAGGCGTTCGGCATCAGGGACGCGTGAACTGAGCACGCCAGAAGGGCCCTGGCCAGCTCCCGCGTGTCGCTCCGCGCGATCGCGCACAAGTGACAGTCCTGCCGTTGCAGCTGCCAAGGTGAAGGCGCCCGAGCAGATGATCGCGGCAAGCACATGAATGATCAGCCAGTAGGACTTCAATGCGGGCACCAGCTGGGCTGCCTCGGTGTAGAGCACCGTCACTGCCATGCCCAAGGTCAGGAGCACCGGAATGACCACGAAGAGTCCGAGCCAGCGAAGATCCATCCGCAGGTTCAAGATGAGATAGACGCCCAAGGTCCCAAGGGCAGCGGTGATGGAGAACTCGTACATGTTCCCCCAGGGCGCACGTTCAGCCCAGATTCCGCGTAGGACAACACCGGCCAGCAGCAGGACAAATGCCAACCAAGTCAGCGAGACTGCAATATTGGCTGCCTGACGCCCCGGCTCCTGCACAGCCTTGGACTCGGGCTTGGTCAGCACCGCAGTACCGCCAGCACTCATCGTGGTTTCGGCGGCCGTCACCGCCACGGGACGCCGCTTGCCACTTGCAAAGGAGGCAGCAAAGGCGAACATGGCCATTGCCAGGGTGAGCATCGACGAATAGATCGCCACATTGCTCATCTGAGCCAGAGACTCAGGATTCACGATTCCTCCTCTGATGGAGCTGGGTTGAGCGCCTGCCCGTCGCAGACAAGAGCCTGCCCAACGAGGTCGAGATCATCAGCAAGAACACCGATGTCTTCATCCTCAAAAGTCGAAGTGCGCATGATTTGGAGATATTCGAATTCATCCTGATGATCATTCGATGGCTGGAATCGCTGCGTAAGTGCAACCTGACCCCTAATCGTCATTCTTGACTGGCTTGGTATTGCTCGGCGTGAGAATTGATGAAGGTTTGATCAAGACAGGTCGCTCGCCCTCTTGACCAAACCTTCATCAATTTGCGCGCTTACTGTTGTGCCGCGTAGGGATACTAGGCATGTGGGCGACAGTTTGGACCACCGATATGGGGAGGCCCTCGATGAGGGGCTGGTATGGAGATGGCTTTGGCTGGAATACAGGCAGTGAGCTCTTCTTGCTGAGGCCGTTTCCTTGTGACTCGCGGATGACTTGCGTCGGCACGACACGCTCGAAGCGTGTTCAGCCCTTGAGCAAGTGATGCAAGCCCGCAGCGCATGAAGATCACTCGTAGCTTGATTGTTGGAGGAGCCGCTGTCGCCCTAGTTGGGCTGCTGGCGGGCTGTAGCGGGGCCACGTCGTCGGCGCCGATTGGCGGCCAATCAAGTTCTACTGCATCTTCTGGCCTAACCGATTCGGCAAGCATGGGATCAGCTGATGACATTGCCTTTGCGCAACTGATGATCCCTCACCATCAGCAAGCCATGACAATGGCAGATCTGGCACTGGCGAAAGCCTCGACATCTGAAGTTCGCTTGCTGGCCAAGCAAATCAAAGCGGCGCAGTCACCCGAGATCGCCACGATGGCTAAATGGTTGACCGATTGGGACG encodes the following:
- the ccsB gene encoding c-type cytochrome biogenesis protein CcsB yields the protein MNPESLAQMSNVAIYSSMLTLAMAMFAFAASFASGKRRPVAVTAAETTMSAGGTAVLTKPESKAVQEPGRQAANIAVSLTWLAFVLLLAGVVLRGIWAERAPWGNMYEFSITAALGTLGVYLILNLRMDLRWLGLFVVIPVLLTLGMAVTVLYTEAAQLVPALKSYWLIIHVLAAIICSGAFTLAAATAGLSLVRDRAERHAGAGQGPSGVLSSRVPDAERLRTITNRILAFAFPLWTFAVVAGAIWAENAWGRYWGWDPKETWAFITWVVYAAYLHARSTAGWRKNKASWIAIAGWVVFLINYFGVNFLASSLHSYAGT